CGCATCATCATCATTTACCCAAAGACCTCAATCTGGTACCTTTGGAACGTCTCAAATCCAGAACtggagagttggaaggggctccagagagatcatctagtccaatcaaATCTTTGAAACCATCTGTCAGATCCCTAATGTGATATTGTCATTCAAATGGAGGGAGGGGCGAGCATGAGGACAAGTTGTATTTTATAACCTTTATCCTGGCACCTAAGCCCCCTGGCGTATTCTCACTTTTTTTGGAATGTAATAAGGAGGGAGGGGCATGTGGATTGTTTCAGTTTGCTGGAAGACCCTGGGAAGGGCTCCTTATCTCCTTCTCAGGACGGCCATTACAATAACATCATCACACCTGTAGAATGGCTGAATCCGCATCGGACTGGAGGGAGGAGTTCTAAAGTCCTATTTCTAACTGTATAGTTTGGGAGGGAATTTAGAGTCTGCTTTGCCTTTGTCctgctatcacttcttctcaataaaaggttccttttgaactgCTACATTTCAAGTGTCTTTACTTTCCTGGGAAAAGAGAAGAGGCAGGGCCTTACACCACCCATTATTTTGCACTACCCTTGCGAGGATGGAAATTGTAGTCCAGCCCATTTGTGTGGTCATAAGTCTtttgcgcgggggggggggggggaggaaataatgctaaagggggggggggaaatgcagaaCCCAGAAAGCTCTCTGAGgctcaaaagattttaaaaaaaatagctattgGCTTTTTAGCAAATACAGTATTTCGCCCTGTGGTTTTTCTGAGAAATATTTAAGAGACCCAGAGAGATAAAACACAGACGCcgtgcccacccacccccgtgccAAGAAAGATGCTGGAACACATCAGAAAGGAGGGTGTTTCTctggtcttctttttcttccctggtTTTGTTCTTTATAAGAAAAAGAGAACGAGGACTTTGGAAATACACCAGTGTCCAGCATTTTAAGAGCCCCGGTGGGAGATCTTTTTCTCCTCTGGGAGCGATTCCCGGCAACTGTGGCTGACGGCTACGGCCCTGGGCTTGCTCTCGGCCGCCGGCGGCCTCTTGACCACAAATGAGGAGAAGGACTTGGGGAATTCCGGAAGAAGCAGGCCGTTGGGTGGCAAGTTGGATTGAAGATGGAGGGAGAGCATCTGCGAGCTGGTCAAGGCATTCTCTGCGCCACCGTGTTCGCTGGCCAGTGGCACCTTGGTCCCAAAGGTTTGCTGGAACCATGTTGTGTAGGACTTATCTTTGGAGTTCCCACGGGGCAGGTTCAGGACCTTGGCTTGATCCTCGGGGCCCTCGGCCTTGTCTTGGGTGGCCGGAACAGGTTTGATGATGTACTGGTTGCCGCTGGTGCAGACTTGATGTCCCCGAAGGATGGCTTTGACGGAAGGACAGCAGGTCAGGCTGGGGACGATGGAGATCTGGATCTGAGGCATGGGGAGTGGGTTTCGCCGGACTCCTTTGTTGGGGGCCGCCGCCAGACCTTCAAGAGCGCCAGAGGACTCTCCCCTGCTGTCTCCTCTGCTGTCCGCCTTTGGCATCTTCTCAGGGATTTTGGGAGGCGGCTGTTTGTCCGGTGGAAGGTTGGGCAGCCCGGGGTTGCTGCTGCTGGTGGCCTTCTCCAGACTTATCCGGGGGATCTTTAAGGAACAGAGAGATGTTTTGCTCTTGGCTGCCTGTGGGAGCCCGTTGTTGGATGCCGTCCCGTTGTAGAGGAGGGTGAAATGGCAGAGGGACTCCAGAGGGAGGATGCTCTGAGTCTTCTGGGCCTTGGTGAAGATCTCGACGGTCAGATCTGAAAGCGGCAAGGAAGGAAATCAAGAGCGGTGTCTGTCATGATTGTGTGACCTTTGCTTTGCTTCTttcactttggggggggggagggaaaaggtATGCCGAGATCCTGCTTGGGGAAAGAGATGGACCGTTCTCATAACAAAAGACCCTCTCATAATTggccaatttagaatagaataacagagttggaagggaccttggaggtgttctagtccaaccccctgcttaggcaggaaacccaacaccacttcagacaaatggttgtctaatctcttcttaaaaacttccagtgttggagcattcacaacttctggaggcaagttgttccactggttaattgttctcactgtcaggaaatttctccttagttctaagttgcttctctccttgattagtttccatccgttgcttcttgtcctgccttcaggggctttggagaatagcttgactccctcttctttggggcagcccctgagatattggaacactgctatcatgtctcccctaggccttcttttcattaaactagacatacccagttcctgcaaccgttcttcatatgttttagcctctagtcccctaatcctcttggttgctcttctctgcactctttctagagtctcaacaacttttttacatcgtggtgaccaaaactggatgcagatttGATCGACCACTggtggggagaaggagaaaggattgTTTAAGAGGGCAAGCATTTGTGCGGGAAACCAGAGGTGGTTTCAATTCTTCAGTACCAacatggtgtatccaataaaagttttacttttggggaTTCAATTCTCTTGAGAGCGTTTCCTTGTTTGGGGTTCGCTAACTGGACAGTTGACATGGGGCTCAGTCTTGCCagggatggggggtgggtgggaaatctcTAGGGAGGGAGTGCGCtgagttttctgtagaaaactcaACGGAGGTGGCCTAGAGGCCAGAAGACTGGAGCAAAGAGAGTCGGCAATGGTCTAAAGTTGCTTGCAAAGACTCTAATCTAatgtttggcaacttttaagatatggggacttcaactcccagaattccctccccACATTGAGACTTAACTTATTTGCTGAAAGATATGCTTAAATGTGTCTGCGTAACGTCAAGATAGAGAGACCagctgcagatagtcctcgacttacaacaattcatttagggaccgtttgaagttacaacggcaatgaaagaCAGGACCTGGGacctttctcacacttacgaccgttgcagcatcctcagggtcacgtgatccgaatgtgggcgcttggcaactgggttGCAAGGGGGGGGGTATCACGTGatcctccttttgcgaccttctgaaggGCAAAAtcgacggggaagccggattcccttaaACAACCAGGTTACGGGCTtaagaaccgcagtgattcacttaacaacggtggcaggaagaggtcgtaaaatggggcaaaactcagttgacGGCTGTCCCGCTTCAcaaaggaaattttgggttcagttgtgatggtaagtcaaagactacctgcatttaGGGTTTTTCACGCGTACACATTTCTTCCGAACGGAGACAAAAAAACCATTTTGCTTGCCAAATGCAAAGGTGTCCCAAGAGCCCTTTCtcaccacccccccccccccccggactctcACAACTTACCCAGCGTctcattcaccaccgcgggaatCACGGTCCTCAATGCCGTGCAGTTGGTGTGCAATGCAGGGTTGGCGTTCATTTCCAAGAGCCACACCTGTGAACGAAACAACTggttatgtctatggagagtctcagtcctccaggtcaactggactttctggtatttTCTATGAAGACGATTCGCTTCtcttccgagaagcttcttcagctctgaccggatggtggggaaactCTGACCATCCggacagagctgaggaagcttctcggatgagaagcgaaacgtcttcgtaGAAAATACCAAAaatgtccaattgcctcttgaaaaaaagcacctttgggtaacACCGGTTATATTGAAACTTCCCAAACACCCCTCCTAAAACCTTCTGAAGCCTAAAATTAAAGTGTTTTCTTTGGTTTTGTCCTTTTGGGTCCCCCAAAATTATTTCTCAAGTCCAGGTTAAATATCGCACATACTCAGAGAAATAAttctaaaaggaaaaataaaataaaaaaccaggCTGagttaaaaaaacaccaccaccatcaccaacgTATTTTTGAACCAGAGTCATGATTAtatactttttcttttccttgtccAATTTGTTTCCatttgggggagagggggagtctctacttttggaaattcaaattttttttactaccggttctgtgggtgtggcttggtgggcgtggcaggggaaggatactgcaaaatccccattccctccccactcctgggggaaggatactgcaaaatgtccattcccactccaccctGGAGTGCCGGATAGCACTAtctaggggccggatagctcaggctggtaaggcctgttattaagaacacaaagcctgcaattactgcaggttcaagcccggcccaaggttgactcagccttccatcctttataaggtaggtaaaatgaggacccagattgttgggggggcaataagttgactttgtaaaaatatacaaatagaatgagactattgccttatacactgtaagccgccctgagtcttcggagaagggcggggtataaatgtaaacaaacaaaaaaaaaaacaaaaaaaaccctggagccagccagaggtggtatttgccggtttgccaaactactcaaaatttccactgccggttctctagaacctgtcagaacctgctggatttcacccctgcctttaccTCCCTACAGCCTCCAACATGGGGACTGTTTCACAATTGTCAATCTACATTTGCAAAACCCCTATTGCTGAGCCATATATTCTGGCTGGCTTCGCAAGACACCCTGAGCCACAAATTCATGTTTGATTCCAGCATCAAATAACAAAGCTGTACTGGAGCTATGCTGAATCTCAGAGACTACTAAATCCTCTCCATTTCtatcaaattcaatttttccccccggtttcttaaaaataaagcaattttTATTTTGACAGCCCGGTTTGAATCTTCCCAGCTTTAAATCTCCCCTGAAGATATTTTGTGTTTTTGCCACTGGGTGACGCTGGAATTCCACTCCGGTTTCTGCAAAGTTTGTTCCTTTGACTAGCAAGAGGtaagtgggaggaaaaaaaaaagagtgagatGATGGGAAACAGGTGGCGTCTTTGGGAAACCCCATCCATCGTCCCCCCCAAATGTCCACATAAGGACTAACTTAAGCTGGTCACAGGATAGACATATTTTCCTGGATTTGCACCACACACAAAAGCCACagccaggggtgggtgggtggatgcaaTGCAAGCGGGCACCCTTACCCACGAAGCGTAATGAGTTTGCAACTCGGCTAAAATTAAACGGCGCTTTATCATCGGTGGCAATTAATCCAGAATAACAAGGAGATCTATGATTGCTaatagagggagaaaaaaaaagaaggactgtAAAAGAGATAGACTGACTCTCCCGAGAGCTTGCAAAGCGATTAATTAACCACAAGGGAGATAAAATCTAGCTAATACAATTCAGTTTTATATATTTGAAGGTGTAGAGAAATTGTCAGGGATGGCgggcaggggggggggagagagaagagaggggggcTCTTCCCTTCCCCAGGTCGCAGATGGGTACCTTAAAATCTTCATCAATCAGGAAGTCGCAGCCGATGAGATCAAAGAAGCCCAGTTTGCATTCCAGCTTGGATTTGACAGAGAGAAAACACTGTAGCAtgatttctttcattcttttctgcAAAGCACAGGAGACAAATATTAGAAAGGGTGGTCGGTTCTCCCAAAAAATAGAGGGGCCCCTCCCCGcctttttgaagaaaatataatatCCAAGACagtgggtgggtttcaaatttttttactaccggttctgtgggtctggctttgtgggcgtggcttggttttgtgggcgtggcaggggaaggatactgtaaaatctccattccctccctactccaggggaaggatactgtaaaatctccatgccctcccCACTCTAGTTTACAGATCTGGCCTTTTCTGGTGGTCTACTTTTCAAGTATGAGATTCTCGGATTCTTAGGCCAGACAAGTTCTGCCTGCGGCAATCCTCTGTTGACACGCTCAGAAAATAATCATTTCTAGATCTTCTATTTAGTCTGATTTCCCTCCTAATTCTACCTACCTAAATTAAGCTAATCTCATCCCATTAGGCATTCTAGGGAAAAATTGATGCACCtgcctttttcctcttccctccccagcCACCTTTCCTTGTGTGCCTTGTCTTTTAGCCAAAGGACATGGCCTCTCTCGCTACTGACCTTCTTAGCAAGCagcccaggggggaaaaaagtaaggATGGATTTAATGAACGAAAAACTTACGGTAAAGCCGTTGAAGACCCAGTCTCTAGGGAGTCCTTTGGCTTGTCTGAACTTTTCGTTGACGTAGTTGTTGAAGCGCTCCATCAGCCATACAGTCTCCTCCTTGACGTGGGTGTAAATAGGACTCTTCTTTTGCACGTACTGAGAGTTGAGcgagggaaaaaattaaaaaaaaaaagcattctcaAGACATGGGCAGTATGAAAACGTGGCTTGGATAGGTGACCTTAGGTGGGCTGCTGAGATCAAGACTCAGGCCTAAATAGATTCCGTGTTTTCCCCATTTTCTGCTATCCATTCATACATATGGCCTGAGCATCGCTTCACTTGCTGGCTTAAAGAACattattttccctttctctttattTTGCTTCCGTTCCTTGATTCCAGGCGGAGGAGCCACAACACAGCAAGAAACCGGGTTGTATTGACTTTGGGTCTCTGCCTGGACATCTGATAAAAATGACATGAATTTCAAATGCtgtggggtgttgttgtttttttcagactTCCTGGGGAGAGTTTGGCTAAcagtcaggctagaaaccaaggaaTGATAAGCTGGGGAAAGGTGATTTAAAATGTCAGTTCTTGCAAAAAAGAGAGAGCGattgagagagggaggaagagagagagagagagagagagaaggagagagagagagagagagatggagagagagttcTTCAAGTAGCTGCATTTAATCTTATTAACTATTTAACTTGAGTTAaatgaaaatgatttaaaatcTCTGCTCttgcaaaaaagagagagatgagagaggggaaaacaaacagatagatagatagatagatagatagatagatagatggatggatggatggatggatggatggatggatggatggatggatggatggatggatgggtgggtaaagggagaggggagaagagagatagatagatgatagatagatagataaacagacagacagacagatatagataagtagatagaagatagaagactGATACATTATTGATTAGAattagatagacgatagatagaaagagagagggggagagagttcTTCAACTAGCTGAATTTAAACTTATTAACTATTTAATTTgagttaaatgaagatgatttaaaatctcagcttttacaaaagagagagagagagattgagagacggGGAAGAGGTGAagagatagatgattgattgatagatagatagatagatagatagatagatagatagatagatagatagatagatagatagatagagggagggagagaaagttcTTCAACTAGCTGCATTAAATCTTATTAACTATTTGAGTTAAATAaggcaaaatttattttttttccccactcttgCTTAGACGGCTTTGCTAAATTCTGCAGAGGACAAAAACCGGaagctaaaaaaaacaaccaccacccagCATTTTGCTTTCCAAATCCATTTCCACTTCCCTGGGCAAAGCATTGGCCTAAGAAAAGAGAAGCAGGATCCAACTGCAGGGATGAGAAAAGGgatgggggcggaggggggaaggaggggaatacGGAGTTTGCCAGCCTGCTTCGGCAAGATTTCAAACCCTGCTGGATTCCAGGAGATAACTTGGTCTCTTGGAAatcaaaaaaaggacaaaataaaCCCCCGGATAATGTTGATATCTTTTTTTGGCCAGGAGTCTCTGCAGAGCATCTGATGCCAATGGCTGTCTTTAACGCAAAGCCAAACAAGCTGTCTGAATCGGGCAACACAAAGGGAAGAGCTTGCCCACTGCATCAGGTGCCCATAGACAATGCCTAGTGGGCAgagccaaaggaaaccaggcctgCTCCAGATGGCTCCGTTTGCCAGCAATGTCTCTTTTTTcggcactttttttttattcaagaaGAATAATCATGAATAATGGGGAGAGGGGGGAATGTCAGCATAGATGGTCCTCGTCTTACGACTGCAAACAAATTTCCATTGCAAGGAGGTTTTTAAGGGAGTCACActcgattttacaacctttgatttcccccccaaacctatcctgtcctgtcttgCATTctgttgtcctgtcctgtcctgtcctgtcctattctattcttattctaataataataataataacaacaacaataacagagctggaaatcttattcttattctattctgtctatcccattttctattctattctattctgttccattctgttccgctGTATTgtacgttctgttctgttctgttctaaagtGGTGAGATTCTCTAGTTGGGTCCAAGGCAATTCCTACCTGGTTGGTCAGATGAGAAGTGAGATCATTGGATTTGGGGTCGTAGTTGAGGCAGGTGAGGCGGACGTAACCATGGCCGAAAAAGACCATGTACGGCACCGTGCAGGCGATCAGCAGGTAAGAGCGGACGtcaaattttttcccctccagcaGCAGCGGACGGTCGATGTACCTGAGGCGAAGGAGAGGCAGGTGAGCTGGCCGAAAACAAAACAGGTGCTTCTAAGTCACCTGGGCACTTAACTCTCTGGATCGTGCAGGACTACAACCCCCATGGGACTGTTCTTGGTGCCGGATGCCCCAACGGTTGGGTTCAGGGTCTCTGTGCGGCTTCTCCACAGgttgtaatttgtatttttccacaccagcGACGCCAAAGGAtttgtggtctttttttttttttttgtcatcccTCTCTCCAACACAACCCTGAATATCCTTTCCGAAGGCTATAAATAACCATaagaaaaaaaaggctttctCTGGAATCCAAAATAGCTCCTGAATCCAAAAGGGTTCGAGGCAGCTGTTCCGGCCGCATTCAATTCGCACAATGCGGCCCGTCGGTCTCTTTGAAACCCTCCTTCAACTTCCCAGATGGAAATTTATCTTTCATAATCTCCCGTTTTTCTCTCCCCGCCTTTCCCACTCGTGCCAGTAATGCTAttcttaaatttgcagatgatacaacagtggtgggattcaaataattaacGATCAGTTTTCtaccttaatgaccagctgggtgggcgtggccatggtgggcgtggccagaggatGTGACAGACAGTACTTGAACTCCTGCACCACCCACCACtccgggagcaaaaacaggccgtggGGGGGACGTCTCCccttgtgccccgttttgggcctaggcggcctccctgaagcctcctgggaatgAAAACGGGTTGCGGGGGGCACGTCTCCCCCTTTGGGCctgggaggcctccctgcacttacctgggagtcaaaatggggccagtggggactcctagaaggggtggggaggggaggggccacccagtaatttaactaccagtttgtgcAACCCGGCCCGAACCTGCCGattgtgattagattagattagattagatttatttgatttctataccgcccttctcccgaaggactcagggcggtttacagccaacataaaaacaattttatcaataaaattaaaaacaattttaaaaatctgattcaatttggctaaccccattaaaattagtaataaaacaataataaaaccccaattaaaaatcatATTACATTAGGCCAGACCTGCAAggtaaaacaaaaaggtcttgagctcgcgtcggaaggtccagaggtcggggagtaagcATAACCctagaggtagctcattccagagggcaggtgcgctgccacagagaaggctctccccctgggggtcgccagccgacattgtttggctgatggcaccctgaggagaccctctctgtgggagcgcacaggtcgatgggaggctatcggtggcagcaggcggtcccataagtagcccggtcctatgccatggagcgctttaaaggtggtaaccaacaccttgaattgatgATGAGGTGGATCGGTTCCTTTCGTGGTGTGGAGACAGTAACTTGGTCCGACagtaacttggtccttaacaccaataagaccatggagcttatagtggactatagaaggaatagatcagacatccagcccttgcttatcaatggagtccgagtggagcaagtggccagttttaagtttcggGCATAAAAGAAgacctgacctggggcgctcacattgcagcactggtcaaaaagggcccagcagagattatactacctgtgACTTCtctggaaacaacaactgaatgtaaAACCGCTGGTGGCCTTCTATCCCTGCACcacagagagtattttaacttgctGCACCTGTGTACGGTGTGCTGATTGCACATTGGCAGATGGGACGgcgctccagagggtcaacgacATTGCCcggaggatcattggttgccctctcccctctttggaagagctttgtaGCTTCTGCtgtcttaagaaagttcaaaacattcttaaagatccatctcatccttgacacacacacacctctttttttttttaactattaccatcCGGCagccggtacaggacaataaagacAAGGACAaagaggctgaaaaacagcttctatcccagagcagtaacttaatgcaatattaatgcaatatcagaggttttcaattcagttgtatatagaatgtgaaggatgtgtgtttttgttctgtttttatagttttcttgtgtatgatgtacactgaagatggcatttaatt
Above is a genomic segment from Ahaetulla prasina isolate Xishuangbanna chromosome 18, ASM2864084v1, whole genome shotgun sequence containing:
- the TTLL10 gene encoding inactive polyglycylase TTLL10 produces the protein MASEQEVVSPPTRWEPRICKKKLLSFPPRLTLRRPLCFSGWMSERPLDGNERAAALRLGFHWFPYYNKAEEAHRVTKLPKRRPGQIHPKVQSSTTHQQGDPKTVENPRKQKYRSLFPSQALKQWKTYKQSGVPRVARGKFTYEFRSKKPRTILNAALRMSHLAERRNEEGPGSGPFFYIGGANGVDILTNYCKSKGWQRIYDNRREDYVLKWCETKFRDTYCNFREGEQLLYQIPNNKILTTKIGLLMNLREYDRVMKKIGQAAKLLKMEDFFPETFRLDTKDEREIFFEIYKEPHIWICKPTSSNQGRGIFLLKSQAEVRSLQAKFQSMEDESTYKKVPYKLPQARIVQRYIDRPLLLEGKKFDVRSYLLIACTVPYMVFFGHGYVRLTCLNYDPKSNDLTSHLTNQYVQKKSPIYTHVKEETVWLMERFNNYVNEKFRQAKGLPRDWVFNGFTKRMKEIMLQCFLSVKSKLECKLGFFDLIGCDFLIDEDFKVWLLEMNANPALHTNCTALRTVIPAVVNETLDLTVEIFTKAQKTQSILPLESLCHFTLLYNGTASNNGLPQAAKSKTSLCSLKIPRISLEKATSSSNPGLPNLPPDKQPPPKIPEKMPKADSRGDSRGESSGALEGLAAAPNKGVRRNPLPMPQIQISIVPSLTCCPSVKAILRGHQVCTSGNQYIIKPVPATQDKAEGPEDQAKVLNLPRGNSKDKSYTTWFQQTFGTKVPLASEHGGAENALTSSQMLSLHLQSNLPPNGLLLPEFPKSFSSFVVKRPPAAESKPRAVAVSHSCRESLPEEKKISHRGS